Proteins from a single region of Primulina tabacum isolate GXHZ01 chromosome 5, ASM2559414v2, whole genome shotgun sequence:
- the LOC142546137 gene encoding dnaJ homolog subfamily C GRV2-like isoform X1 — translation MDFVTRHAAADHQTPPPPTSTSTASSAPLEEPEYLARYTVVKHSWRGRYKRILCISSYSIITLDPNTLSVTNSYDVGSDFESAAPIIGRDENSNEFSISVRTDGRGKFKAIKFSSKYRASIMTELHRIRWNSLAALVEFPVLHLRRRTSEWASLKMKVTYVGVEVIDLESGEPRWCLDFRDMNSPSIVLLSDGQGRKNIDHGGFVLCSLYGRKSKAFQAAPGTSNAVIISNLTKTATAMVGVTLAVDNSQSLTITEYMKLRAKEAVGAEETPLGGWSVTRLRTAAHGMLPYAGSTLALGPKGGIGDFGDAVSRQLILTKVSLVERRPENYEAVIVRPLSAVSALVRFAEEPQMFAVEFNDGCPTHVYASTSRDSLLAAVRDVLQSEGQYPVPVLPRMTMPGHRIDPPCGRVCLKYPLSQQQLLVDTEFVTMHLKYLAAAAKDAVAEGGSIPGSRAKLWRRIREFNACVPFSGVPPNVEVPEVTLMALITLLPAAPNLPPEAPPLPPPSPKAAATVIGFIACLRRLLSSRSAASHVMSFPAAVVRIMGLLRNGSEGVAAETAGLVAMLIGGGPGDTNILSDTKGEQHATIMHTKSVLFSDQSNLIILVNRLKPMSVSPLLSMPVVEVFEAMICEPHGETTQYTVFVELLRLVAGLRRRLFALFGHPAESVRETVAVVMRTIAEEDAVAAESMRDAALRDGALLRHLLHGFYLPAGERRDVSRQLVALWADSYQPALDLLSRVLPPGLVAYLHTRSQANSSDDTSNQEGSLMSRRQRRLLQQRRNRPGKAIPSQGHTIPSVNAAEVIEQTHMTSPYPFRGSDGYQKSAGDSTDGLVPSVRPSLTHGMENFSDKLPVVWVPPTDQLQGIYSPDIPADACESVATSMSKVDSDVGSSVPENPGLPAPAQVIMENALVGCGRLLLNWPDFWRAFGLDHNRADLIWNERTRQELREALQAEVHKLDLEKERTEDIVPGGRSEESISEQECLPQISWNYTEFSVRYPSLAKEVCVGQYYLRLLLESGSVSGSRAQDFPLRDPVAFFRALYHRFLCDADTGLTVDGAVPDEMGPSDDWCDMGRLDGFGGGGGSSVRELCARAMAIVYEQHHTLIGTFEGTAHVTVLLDRTNDRALRHRLLLLLKVLMKVLSNVEACVLVGGCVLAVDLLTVVHETSERTAIPLQSNLIAATPFMEPLKEWMLTDNNNVKVGPVEKDAIRRFWAIKEIDWTTRCWASGMADWKRLRDIRELRWAMATRVPVLTAIQVGQVALSILQSMVAAHSDIDDAGEIVTPTPRVKRILSSPRCLPHIAQALLSGEPTIVEASATLLKDIVTRNPKAMIRLYSTGTFYFALAYPGSNLLSIAQLFSATHIHQAFHGGEEAAVSSSLVLAKRSVLGGLLPESLLYVLDRSGPVAFAAAMVSDSDTPEIIWTHKMRAENLVRQVLQHLGDFPQKLPQHCHSLYDYAPMPPVTYPELKDEMWCHRYYLRNLCDEIRFPNWPIVEHVEFLQSLLVMWREELTRRPMDLSEEEACKILEISIEDVSRDDAPKNLSLELDEIPNLLKQIEYIDEEKLKRQYRKLAMKYHPDKNPEGREKFLAVQKAYECLQVTMQGLQGPQTWRLLLLLKGQCILYRRYGDLLMPFKYAGYPMLLNAITVDSNDNNFLSSDRAPLLVAASELVWLTCASSSLNGEELVRDGGIPLLGTLLSRCMCVVQPTTPAYEPSTTIVANIMRTLSVLSQFESARTEMLEFSGLVEDIVHCTELELVAAAVDAALQTVARVSVSSEFQDALLKGGVLWYLIPLLIQYDSTAEESDKTDAPGVGTSVQIAKNSHAVQACYALSRLSGLETSETPAPYNQAASDALRALLTPKLSSMLKDKSPKDLLATLNSNLESPEIIWNSSMRAELLTFVEEQRALHGPDGSYDLKDSHSFVYEALSKELYVGNVYLRVYNDQPDFEITEPEIFCLALVDFISHQVHKASDEGTDIQGNDDVNAESSVEQDSACDSSPSSGGKVMSMEEIELVKKLQYGLVSLQYVLTKNPSLASAVSSKEKLLPLFECFSLPVSSESDIPRLCLAVLSRLTTYAPCLEAMVADSSSLLLLLQLIHSSPTCREGALHVLYALASTPELAWAAAKHGGVVYILEVLLPLQDEIPLQQRAAAASLLGKLVGQKMHGPRVVITLARFLPDGLISIIRDGPGEAVVNALEQTTETPELVWTPAMAASLSAQIATMASDLYREQMKGHVVDWDVPEQASGQKEMRDEPQVGGIYVRLFLKDPKFPLRNPKRFLEGLLDQYLSSIAATHYDGQAVDTELPLLLSASLVSLLRVYPALADHVGYLGYVPKLVSAVAYEGRREAMASESSLPEDDSVQKISQTPQERVRLSCLRVLHQLAGSTTCAEAMAATSVGTPQVVPLLMKAIGWQGGSILALETLKRVVGAGNRARDALVAQGLKVGLVEVLLGLLDWRAGVRNGLSSQLNWNESEASIGRVLAIEVLHAFATEGAYCTKVRDILDASDIWNAYKDQRHDLFLPSNAQTSAAGVAGLIESSASSLTYALPAAPAAPAQQPSPTKFPATFTSDSNGSHG, via the exons AAAATGAAAGTCACATATGTTGGAGTTGAGGTGATAGATTTGGAGTCTGGAGAACCTAGGTGGTGTTTAGATTTCAGAGATATGAATTCTCCTTCCATTGTTCTGTTATCTGATGGTCAGGGGAGAAAAAATATTGACCATGGAGGATTTGTTCTTTGTTctctttatggaaggaaatctAAAGCTTTCCAAGCTGCTCCTGGGACTTCAAATGCTGTCATCATATCAAATTTA ACAAAAACTGCAACTGCAATGGTTGGGGTGACATTGGCTGTTGACAATTCTCAATCACTTACCATCACAGAGTACATGAAGCTAAGAG CTAAAGAGGCTGTGGGGGCGGAAGAAACTCCTCTTGGCGGTTGGTCTGTCACAAGATTGCGGACTGCTGCTCATGGAATGCTACCTTATGCTGGATCAACTTTGGCACTCGGACCAAAAGGAGGAATTGGGGACTTTGGTGATGCTGTATCTCGGCAACTTATTCTTACCAAGGTTTCTCTTGTTGAAAGGCGTCCAGAAAACTATGAA GCTGTTATTGTTCGTCCTCTATCTGCTGTTAGTGCTCTTGTTCGATTTGCTGAGGAGCCACAGATGTTTGCTGTAGAATTTAATGATGGATGTCCTACTCAT GTGTATGCTAGTACTTCTCGTGATAGCCTACTTGCTGCAGTTCGGGATGTTTTGCAATCCGAA GGTCAATATCCAGTGCCTGTGTTACCCAGGATGACGATGCCTGGCCATCGAATCGATCCTCCTTGTGGTCGAGTATGTCTGAAATATCCCTTAAGTCAGCAGCAGCTCCTTGTTGACACTGAATTTGTTACCATGCATTTGAAATACCTGGCTGCAGCTGCCAAAGATGCTGTGGCTGAAGGAGGCTCTATTCCTGGTTCAAGAGCTAAACTATGGCGTAGGATAAGAGAATTTAATGCATGTGTTCCATTTAGTGGTGTTCCCCCCAATGTTGAAGTACCTGAGGTGACTTTGATGGCCTTGATTACGTTGCTTCCTGCTGCTCCTAATCTTCCTCCGGAAGCCCCACCTTTGCCTCCTCCATCTCCTAAAGCAGCTGCTACAGTGATAGGTTTCATTGCATGCTTACGGAGGTTGCTGTCTTCGCGCAGTGCTGCTTCACATGTTATGTCATTTCCTGCCGCTGTTGTAAGAATCATGGGCCTGCTTAGAAATGGTTCCGAGGGAGTAGCTGCTGAAACGGCAGGGCTTGTTGCTATGCTGATTGGTGGTGGTCCTGGGGATACAAACATATTATCTGATACAAAAGGAGAACAACACGCAACAATCATGCACACCAAATCTGTATTATTTTCTGACCAAAGTAACTTAATTATCCTTGTGAACAGATTAAAGCCCATGTCAGTTTCGCCATTATTGTCCATGCCTGTTGTTGAAGTTTTTGAAGCAATGATATGTGAACCGCACGGTGAAACAACCCAATACACAGTTTTTGTTGAATTACTACGCCTTGTGGCTGGGTTACGACGTCGTTTGTTTGCTCTGTTTGGACATCCGGCGGAAAGTGTTCGAGAGACGGTTGCAGTAGTTATGCGTACAATAGCGGAAGAAGATGCTGTTGCAGCCGAATCAATGAGGGATGCTGCTTTACGTGATGGTGCGCTGCTGAGGCATTTGTTACATGGATTTTACCTTCCTGCTGGAGAGCGACGTGATGTCAGCCGACAACTTGTTGCTCTGTGGGCAGATTCTTATCAACCTGCTCTTGATTTGTTATCTAGAGTTCTACCTCCTGGGCTGGTCGCTTATTTGCATACACGATCTCAGGCTAATTCATCAGATGATACATCTAATCAGGAAGGTTCCTTGATGAGCAGAAGGCAGCGACGGCTACTTCAACAGAGGAGGAATCGTCCAGGAAAAGCAATACCATCTCAAGGACACACCATACCTTCTGTCAATGCTGCTGAAGTTATTGAGCAAACACATATGACAAGTCCTTACCCATTTCGAGGATCAGATGGTTACCAAAAGTCTGCCGGAGATTCAACCGATGGGCTGGTTCCATCCGTTCGTCCTTCTTTAACTCATGGGATGGAAAACTTTTCTGACAAGCTCCCAGTTGTATGGGTCCCTCCAACAGATCAGTTACAGGGCATTTATTCTCCTGATATCCCTGCAGATGCTTGTGAATCAGTTGCAACTAGTATGAGCAAAGTTGATTCTGATGTTGGTTCATCTGTGCCCGAGAATCCAGGCCTTCCAGCTCCAGCCCAGGTGATCATGGAGAACGCTCTTGTTGGATGTGGAAGATTGCTATTAAATTGGCCTGATTTTTGGCGAGCTTTTGGTCTTGATCATAATCGTGCAGATTTGATCTGGAATGAGCGTACTAGACAGGAGTTGAGAGAGGCTTTGCAGGCTGAGGTTCATAAACTGGACCTTGAGAAGGAACGGACTGAAGATATTGTCCCTGGCGGTAGATCTGAGGAAAGTATCAGCGAGCAAGAATGTCTGCCACAAATATCATGGAACTACACAGAATTTTCTGTAAGGTATCCCAGCTTGGCCAAAGAAGTTTGTGTGGGTCAATATTATTTGCGTTTGCTTCTTGAGAGTGGCAGCGTTAGCGGCAGCAGGGCTCAGGACTTTCCACTTCGTGATCCTGTTGCTTTTTTCAGAGCACTTTACCATCGATTCCTGTGTGATGCAGACACGGGGCTGACTGTAGATGGTGCTGTTCCGGATGAAATGGGTCCCTCAGATGATTGGTGTGATATGGGAAGATTAGATGGTTTTGGAGGAGGGGGAGGTTCTTCTGTCAGGGAGCTTTGTGCGAGGGCTATGGCAATTGTATATGAACAGCATCACACTTTGATAGGCACATTTGAGGGTACTGCTCATGTGACTGTACTCTTGGACAGGACAAATGATAGAGCTCTACGACACCGTCTTCTGCTTCTCTTAAAG GTTTTGATGAAGGTTTTATCGAACGTAGAGGCATGTGTCTTGGTAGGAGGTTGTGTGCTTGCAGTTGATTTACTGACAGTAGTTCATGAGACTTCTGAAAGAACTGCTATACCCCTGCAGTCTAATTTAATTGCTGCTACTCCTTTTATGGAACCACTAAAGGAATGGATGCTCACAGACAATAATAATGTTAAAGTTGGGCCAGTGGAGAAGGATGCAATTAGAAGATTTTGGGCAATAAAAGAAATTGATTGGACAACCAGGTGCTGGGCATCTGGGATGGCAGACTGGAAGAGACTAAGAGACATACGTGAACTCCGGTGGGCAATGGCTACTCGAGTTCCCGTTCTTACTGCGATCCAG GTAGGACAGGTTGCATTGTCAATATTACAAAGCATGGTAGCTGCTCATTCAGATATAGATGATGCAGGAGAGATCGTGACACCCACACCTAGAGTGAAAAGGATTTTATCAAGTCCACGTTGTCTTCCACATATCGCGCAA GCATTGCTTTCTGGTGAACCAACGATTGTCGAAGCATCTGCTACTTTACTGAAGGATATCGTTACCAGGAATCCCAAGGCCATGATTAGACTGTACAGTACTGGGACATTTTATTTTGCCCTTGCTTACCCTGGATCTAATCTTCTTTCAATTGCACAACTCTTCTCAGCAACACATATACATCAAGCCTTTCATGGTGGTGAAGAAGCCGCGGTTTCCTCTTCTCTGGTTTTGGCAAAACGGAGTGTTTTAGGGGGCCTCTTACCTGAGTCTTTGCTATATGTACTGGACCGTAGTGGGCCAGTTGCATTTGCGGCAGCAATGGTTTCTGATTCTGACACTCCTGAGATAATTTGGACGCATAAGATGCGGGCAGAAAATCTTGTCCGTCAG GTTCTTCAGCATCTTGGTGATTTTCCTCAAAAATTGCCGCAACATTGTCATTCGTTATATGATTATGCTCCAATGCCTCCAGTGACGTATCCAGAGCTCAAAGATGAAATGTGGTGTCACCGTTATTATCTCCGAAACTTGTGTGATGAAATTAGATTTCCTAATTGGCCTATTGTTGAGCATGTCGAGTTTTTGCAATCATTGCTAGTTATGTGGCGTGAGGAGTTAACCCGAAGACCAATGGATCTTTCTGAAGAAGAAGCTTGCAAAATACTGGAAATATCCATTGAAGATGTATCCAGAGATGATGCTCCTAAAAATCTAAGTTTGGAGTTGGACGAGATTCCTAATCTATTGAAACAGATTGAATATATTGATGAAGAAAAGCTCAAGAGACAATATAGGAAACTTGCAATGAAGTACCATCCTGATAAAAATCCTGAAGGGAGGGAGAAGTTCTTGGCAGTTCAGAAAGCATACGAGTGCCTGCAG GTGACCATGCAAGGGTTGCAAGGCCCCCAAACTTGGAGATTGTTACTGCTACTAAAGGGCCAGTGCATTCTATACAGGCGATATGGGGACTTATTGATGCCATTCAAATATGCTGGATATCCAATGCTGCTAAATGCCATTACAGTCGATTCAAATGACAACAACTTTTTGTCCTCTGACCGAGCACCACTTTTAGTTGCGGCCTCCGAGCTTGTCTGGCTAAC GTGTGCATCTTCTTCATTAAATGGTGAAGAGCTTGTTAGGGATGGTGGAATACCACTTCTTGGAACTCTTCTTTCACGATGCATGTGTGTGGTCCAACCAACAACTCCTGCTTATGAACCATCCACCACCATTGTTGCAAACATAATGCGAACTCTCTCAGTTTTGAGTCAATTTGAAAGTGCCAGAACTGAGATGTTAGAGTTTTCTGGACTGGTCGAGGACATCGTTCATTGCACCGAACTTGAGCTTGTGGCTGCTGCTGTCGATGCTGCCCTTCAGACTGTTGCTAGAGTTTCTGTATCCTCTGAGTTTCAAGATGCTTTACTGAAGGGTGGTGTGTTGTG GTACCTCATTCCATTGTTGATTCAGTATGATTCAACTGCAGAAGAATCTGACAAGACAGATGCTCCTGGTGTTGGAACCAGTGTTCAAATAGCAAAGAATTCCCATGCTGTACAAGCGTGTTACGCCTTGTCCAGGCTTAGTGGTTTAGAGACCAGTGAGACGCCAGCTCCCTATAACCAGGCTGCATCTGATGCCTTGAGAGCTTTGCTGACTCCTAAACTTTCAAGTATGCTGAAAGATAAATCACCCAAAGATCTTTTAGCCACATTAAACTCAAACCTGGAATCTCCTGAG ATAATTTGGAACTCCTCTATGCGAGCCGAACTTTTGACATTTGTTGAAGAACAGCGTGCATTGCATGGCCCTGATGGTTCATACGACCTGAAAGATTCACATTCATTTGTTTATGAAGCATTGTCGAAAGAACTCTATGTTGGAAATGTGTACTTGAGAGTCTACAATGATCAACCAGATTTTGAAATCACTGAGCCTGAGATCTTCTGCTTGGCCCTTGTCGATTTTATATCACATCAAGTGCATAAAGCATCAGATGAAGGTACAGATATTCAGGGTAATGATGATGTAAACGCCGAATCATCTGTTGAGCAGGATTCTGCCTGTGATTCTTCACCGTCTAGTGGTGGGAAAGTCATGAGCATGGAGGAGATAGAATTAGTCAAGAAACTTCAGTACGGTCTGGTATCTCTTCAG TATGTCTTGACGAAGAATCCCAGCTTAGCTTCTGCAGTGTCCTCAAAGGAAAAGTTATTACCCCTTTTTGAATGCTTTTCTCTCCCAGTTTCTTCAGAGAGTGACATTCCTCGGTTATGCTTAGCTGTTCTGTCACGCCTGACAACATATGCTCCCTGCCTGGAGGCAATGGTTGCAGATAGCTCTAGTCTGCTTCTTTTATTGCAGTTGATTCACTCATCTCCCACCTGTCGTGAAGGAGCTCTGCATGTTCTCTACGCCTTGGCAAGCACGCCAGAGCTTGCATGGGCAGCTGCAAAACATGGTGGAGTGGTTTACATACTTGAAGTTCTCTTGCCATTACAAG ATGAAATTCCTTTGCAGCAAAGAGCAGCAGCTGCCTCATTATTGGGAAAGCTCGTTGGGCAGAAAATGCATGGACCTAGAGTTGTTATTACCTTGGCGAGGTTTCTGCCAGATGGTCTTATCTCTATAATCAGGGATGGTCCTGGAGAAGCAGTTGTCAATGCCCTTGAACAAACAACAGAGACTCCAGAACTTGTATGGACTCCAGCAATGGCGGCGTCACTGTCTGCTCAAATTGCGACAATggcttcagatttgtatcgtGAACAGATGAAAGGACATGTCGTTGATTGGGATGTTCCTGAACAGGCGTCTGGCCAAAAGGAGATGAGAGATGAACCTCAG GTTGGAGGAATCTATGTCAGATTATTCCTGAAAGATCCCAAATTTCCACTTAGAAATCCAAAGAGATTTCTTGAGGGACTGCTCGATCAGTATCTTTCTTCCATTGCTGCCACACATTATGATGGGCAAGCTGTTGACACCGAGCTTCCTCTGCTTCTTTCTGCTTCCTTGGTCTCGTTACTCAGAGTATACCCTGCTCTCGCTGATCATGTCGGATATCTAGGTTATGTACCGAAACTTGTTTCAGCAGTTGCTTATGAAGGAAGAAGAGAAGCAATGGCTTCAGAATCCTCTTTGCCTGAGGATGATTCGGTTCAGAAAATTTCACAGACTCCTCAGGAGCGTGTGCGCCTTAGTTGTTTACGTGTCCTACATCAACTTGCAGGTAGCACCACTTGTGCAGAAGCTATGGCAGCTACTAGTGTTGGTACACCCCAG GTGGTTCCACTTCTGATGAAAGCAATTGGTTGGCAAGGTGGAAGCATTCTTGCTCTTGAAACTTTGAAGCGTGTAGTAGGTGCCGGAAATCGAGCAAGAGATGCGCTTGTTGCTCAGGGTCTTAA GGTTGGCCTTGTGGAAGTTCTTCTTGGTCTTCTTGATTGGCGAGCTGGGGTAAGAAATGGGCTTTCCTCACAGCTGAATTGGAATGAGTCAGAAGCATCGATCGGCCGGGTTCTTGCAATTGAG GTTTTGCACGCATTTGCAACAGAAGGGGCCTACTGTACCAAAGTGCGCGACATATTAGATGCCTCTGAT ATTTGGAATGCTTataaagatcaaaggcatgaTCTTTTTCTTCCTTCAAATGCTCAAACTTCAGCCGCTGGAGTTGCCGGTCTCATTGAAAGTTCGGCATCTAGTCTTACGTATGCATTACCAGCTGCCCCAGCAGCCCCAGCACAACAACCTAGTCCAACAAAATTTCCTGCAACATTTACATCTGATTCGAATGGAAGTCATGGCTAG